In a genomic window of Flavobacterium lipolyticum:
- a CDS encoding class I SAM-dependent methyltransferase: MNVLNKKHFLSVKDHSVSKEIFDLYYDETLDMLITSPQPDLENLGRYYESEDYISHTDNKRSLFEKAYHFVKSIALKNKLNLINGEQSQKGRILDIGAGTGDFLLTAKNDGWETVGVEPSERAKNIAIEKGISFVNGIDALENNSFDVITMWHVLEHVPNLELQIRELKRLLKPTGTLIVAVPNFKSFDAKYYNEFWAAYDVPIHFWHFSKKAIQSLFGKVDMKLEKVLPMKFDSFYVSLLSEKYKTGKMNFVKAFFIGLRSNLKASGTKEYSSHIYVLKNS, encoded by the coding sequence ATGAACGTTTTAAACAAAAAACATTTTCTTTCTGTAAAAGACCATTCTGTATCTAAAGAAATTTTTGATCTGTATTACGATGAAACTTTAGATATGTTAATTACTTCTCCACAACCCGATTTAGAAAATCTCGGAAGATATTACGAAAGCGAAGATTATATTTCTCATACCGACAATAAAAGATCTTTGTTTGAAAAAGCCTATCACTTTGTAAAAAGTATTGCTTTAAAAAATAAACTGAATTTGATTAATGGTGAACAATCTCAAAAAGGCAGAATTTTAGATATTGGTGCCGGAACCGGAGATTTTTTATTGACAGCAAAAAATGATGGTTGGGAAACAGTTGGAGTGGAACCAAGCGAGAGAGCAAAAAATATTGCGATAGAAAAAGGAATTTCTTTTGTAAACGGAATTGATGCTCTTGAAAATAATTCTTTTGATGTCATTACCATGTGGCACGTTTTAGAACATGTACCAAATTTGGAATTGCAAATTCGGGAATTGAAAAGATTATTAAAACCAACTGGAACTTTAATTGTGGCGGTTCCAAATTTCAAATCGTTTGATGCAAAATATTACAATGAATTTTGGGCAGCTTATGACGTGCCAATTCACTTTTGGCATTTCTCGAAAAAAGCTATTCAGTCTCTTTTTGGAAAAGTAGATATGAAATTAGAAAAAGTGCTTCCGATGAAATTCGATTCATTTTACGTTAGTCTTTTATCGGAAAAATACAAAACGGGAAAAATGAATTTCGTTAAGGCCTTTTTTATTGGTTTGCGATCAAATTTAAAAGCATCGGGAACAAAAGAGTATTCATCACACATTTATGTCTTAAAAAACAGCTAA
- the mnmG gene encoding tRNA uridine-5-carboxymethylaminomethyl(34) synthesis enzyme MnmG: MFLEEYDVIVVGAGHAGSEAAAAAANLGSKTLLVTMSLQNIAQMSCNPAMGGIAKGQIVREIDALGGYSGIVSDRTAIQFKMLNKSKGPAMWSPRVQSDRMRFAEEWRMMLEGTPNLDFYQEMVKGLIIEDGKIKGIKTSLGVEIRSKSVVLTNGTFLNGLIHIGEKQFGGGRAGESAATGITEDLVRAGFEAGRMKTGTPPRVDGRSLDYSKMNEEKGDAKPDKFSYSDLTSPLTHQRSCYMTYTSLDVHDILRDGFDRSPMFNGRIKSLGPRYCPSIEDKINRFADKERHQLFVEPEGWNTCEVYVNGFSTSLPEDIQFKALRSVAGFENVKFFRPGYAIEYDYFPPTQLKHTLETKLVEGLYFAGQINGTTGYEEAASQGLMAGINAHLKVHEKAPLILKRDEAYIGVLIDDLITKGTEEPYRMFTSRAEYRTLLRQDNADFRLTPMSHEIGLASEKRLRRMEKKLSESEKMVAFFRETSVSVAETNPILEAKETAPISQGDKMFKVFSRPQIDLVDMLKFEKVKAYVEENNLDQEILEQAEIQVKYSGYIEKERNNADKLTRLEEVKIPENFDYDKIKSMSIEAKQKLSKIRPVTISQASRISGVSPSDISVLLIYMGR, translated from the coding sequence ATGTTTTTAGAAGAATACGATGTTATTGTAGTTGGTGCTGGTCATGCAGGATCTGAGGCCGCGGCAGCGGCAGCAAATTTGGGATCCAAAACTTTATTGGTTACAATGAGTTTGCAGAACATCGCACAGATGTCTTGTAATCCTGCGATGGGAGGAATTGCAAAAGGACAGATCGTGCGAGAGATTGATGCGTTGGGTGGATACTCAGGAATTGTTTCTGACCGAACGGCTATTCAATTTAAGATGTTGAATAAATCGAAAGGACCGGCAATGTGGTCGCCAAGAGTTCAAAGTGATCGAATGCGTTTTGCTGAAGAATGGAGAATGATGTTGGAGGGAACTCCAAATTTGGATTTCTACCAAGAGATGGTCAAAGGTTTGATTATTGAGGATGGGAAGATAAAAGGAATCAAAACTTCGTTGGGAGTTGAGATTCGTTCTAAGTCTGTTGTTTTGACAAACGGAACTTTTTTGAATGGTTTAATTCATATTGGAGAAAAACAGTTTGGAGGAGGACGAGCAGGAGAAAGTGCCGCAACAGGAATTACTGAGGATTTAGTTCGTGCCGGTTTCGAAGCTGGAAGAATGAAAACGGGAACGCCACCACGAGTGGATGGACGTTCTTTGGATTATTCTAAAATGAACGAAGAGAAAGGTGATGCAAAGCCGGATAAGTTTTCTTATTCTGATTTGACTTCACCGTTAACACATCAGCGTTCTTGTTACATGACGTATACGTCATTGGATGTTCACGATATTTTGAGAGATGGTTTTGATCGTTCGCCAATGTTTAACGGAAGGATCAAAAGTCTTGGTCCAAGATACTGTCCTTCGATAGAAGATAAAATTAATCGTTTCGCCGATAAAGAGCGTCATCAATTATTTGTGGAACCGGAAGGGTGGAATACTTGCGAAGTGTATGTGAATGGATTTTCAACTTCACTTCCGGAAGATATTCAGTTTAAAGCATTGCGTTCTGTAGCCGGTTTTGAGAATGTGAAATTCTTTCGTCCGGGTTATGCGATCGAGTATGACTATTTCCCACCGACACAATTGAAACATACGTTGGAAACAAAATTAGTGGAAGGATTGTATTTCGCCGGACAGATCAATGGAACTACCGGATATGAAGAAGCCGCTTCTCAAGGTTTGATGGCGGGAATAAATGCACATTTGAAAGTACATGAAAAAGCGCCGTTGATTTTGAAACGTGATGAAGCTTATATCGGAGTATTGATTGATGATTTGATTACGAAAGGAACAGAAGAACCTTATCGTATGTTTACTTCAAGAGCAGAGTATAGAACTTTGTTGCGTCAGGATAATGCCGATTTTAGATTGACGCCAATGTCGCACGAAATTGGTCTTGCTTCTGAAAAGCGTTTACGCCGAATGGAAAAGAAATTAAGCGAGTCTGAAAAGATGGTGGCCTTTTTTAGAGAGACCAGTGTTTCTGTTGCAGAAACAAATCCTATTTTAGAAGCTAAAGAAACCGCTCCAATTTCACAGGGAGATAAAATGTTTAAAGTTTTCTCTCGTCCGCAAATTGATTTAGTCGATATGCTTAAGTTTGAAAAAGTGAAAGCGTATGTGGAAGAAAATAATCTGGATCAGGAAATTTTGGAGCAGGCAGAAATTCAGGTGAAGTATTCCGGTTATATCGAAAAGGAAAGAAATAATGCGGATAAACTAACTCGTTTGGAAGAAGTGAAAATACCGGAGAATTTCGATTACGATAAAATTAAATCAATGTCGATTGAAGCCAAACAAAAGTTAAGCAAGATTCGTCCTGTAACTATTTCTCAGGCTTCAAGAATAAGCGGAGTTTCTCCAAGTGATATTTCTGTTTTGTTAATTTACATGGGAAGATAA